AGTCATCCCGTTTCGCTACAACGTCACGCTGAACGTGGTGCAACAGAATGGCAATCAAACGACGCTGGCCGGTTCTTCCCGGCTGCCGTTCTTCGGAACCTTCCAGTACTCCGCCGTTTCGGATGGCCAGAGCTTGAACGCCGAGTACACTTCGCGAAGCGACCACGGGCAATTTCAGTTGAGGAGGAGATAGGGGGCAATTTTCCACGCCGCCTTTTTGGATTGTCTTCGAAAAATTCAAAAATCGAATCCGGGCTTTTTACGAAGTTCGAATAATTCTGGATAACTGGCATGAATTGCCAGCGAATATTGTGAAGTTTATGACGAAATGGCCAACGATTTCAGTCTCACCATACAAGTAGTTATTTCAGTGTATTGAGTGCTTTGGTAGCATTTTTTCTAATTTCTTCTGGATAAGATTCGCTCGTGAATTCTTTGCACATTTTTTTAAATTCGTTTAGATTATTCTTTTTTTTGCTGCATTCCATAATATAGGGCAGATAGAAGGATACTTGCACTAGGCCTTAAAACAGCGTAGTTTTTTGGGGAATTGTTTCGATTTATCGAAGAAAGCTCGAAATCCTTTTTGTTTTCTGCGGTTTGTGTAAGTAACCGCTTAACAAATCGACAGTCGCAAAAAGGAGTTTCGAGTGAATGTTATTTTCGGACGTTGGTTTCAAAAATGCAAGAGTCGAATCGAACGTCGCCTGGCTAAGCGAGAGGCCGCGATGACCTTCGCTCCTTCTTTCGACGCCTCCAACATTCATTACGAAGTCTCCGAACGCGTGGGGGCGATCAGTTGCGGAGGCCTCGGGGCCATGCACCTTCTGGCCCGGCGTATCGGACTGATCGACGACATCGACGAGAAGCTGCATCTGCTCCAATTTCAAAGGCCTTACTCGGAATCGGACCACGTGTTGGCCATCGCTTACAATTCCCTTTGCGGGGGTACCTGCCTGCAAGACATGGAACTGCGTCGCACGGACGAAAACTTTCTCAACGCCTTGGGCACTCAGCGTTTTCCCGACCCGACTACTTCGGGCGACTTTTGTCGACGCTTCGATAGTGGCAGCATCCAGGCTTTGATCGACGCTTTCAACCAGACCCGTTTACGCGTCTGGTCGAAGCAACCCGATTCCTTTTGGGAATGCGCGAAGATCGACGCCGACGGCAGCTTTACCCAAACGCGTGGCGAGCGTAAAGCGGGGATGGACATCAACTATAACAGAGACTGGTGTTACCACCCCCTGGCGGTGACCCTGGCCAACACCGGTGAGACGCTGAGCATCGTCAACCGTCCCGGCAATCGCCCTTCGCACGAAGGGGCCGCGGTCGAACTCGACCGGGCTCTTTTGCTGTGCCTTCAAGCGGGCTTTCGCAGGATCGTCTTTCGCGGCGACACCGATTTCTCGCAGACCACTCGCCTCGACGGCTGGGATGCCAACGCCAAGGTACGCTTTTATTTCGGCTACGATTCGAAGCAAAACCTCGAAGCAATCGCGGAAAAACTGCCGGAAGCGGCTTGGCACAAGCTCGAGCTGTCCCGCGCAATACTCGGCGAAAGCGAAGTTGCGACACCGACGGGAAAACACCAAGGAGCGGATCGTCCAAGAGCGGGAATTCGTAAATGTGAAGTTGATCTCCGAAGCGGTGGCCGAGTTCGAGTACCAACCGACCGCTTGCCGAAGGGCGTATCGCCTGGTGGTGATTCGCAAGAATCTTTCCGTGGAAAAAGGCGAATCCGTTCTGTATCCGGACGAACGCTATTTCTTCTACATCACCAACGACCGGGAGTGCACGGCCGCCGAAGTCGTCTACGAAGCCAACGATCGCTGCAATCAGGAAAATCTGATAAGCGCAGCTCAAGGGCGGTTGCCGGGCCTTGCACGCGCCGCTGCACGATCTGGAAAGCAATTGGGCGTACATGGTGATGGCCTCCCTGGCCTGGAACTTGAAAGCCTGGTGGGCCTTGACGTTGCCGGAAACTCCTGGTCGCTGGCGGGAAAAGCATCGGGACCAGAAGCAGTCGGTTTTGAAAATGGAATTCAAAACCTTCCTCAATGCTTTCATGCTTCTGCCTTGTCAGATCGTCCGGAAGGCCGGCCGCATCGTCTATCGATTGCTCGGCTGGAACCCGCACTTGCCAATCTTCTTCCGACTACTGAAAGCACTGAGGTGCTGATCGTTCGACCGACTGAAGTCGGGATCCGGATGTCCCGATCCGATAAAACGCCGAGAGCTATTCGCGGAAAGGAAGAATGTTTGAAAAATAGAAGTATGCGTTCGGCCGAGCGAAAAGCTCCGGCGTGGGGGACTCATCGAACTATCTCGCTAAAACTCCCCACGGAATTGGCATCAAAAACTTCGCTTGTTTGAGGACTAGGGGCGGGTACACAAATTTTTTATCCGTTTGATATAAATACCGATAAAGTTTTACTATGAATTCGAGGTCAAAATCCATCGTAAAGACGCTACTGTTTTTATTGTGAGGATACTTAATGAGAGTCCACTTACCTTCACCTAGACTTGACGAAAATTTGCGCAGTTGAGATTGATCATATTCATTCTGACGATGCAAGGTATTTGCATAACAAAAAATTCTAATCTCTGAACTTGACCACTTTTTACCCATATTATTAGTCATATATTCGTTAAGGAAATAAAAAGTGAAAGGATGAGATTTCGAACATGATTCAATAATATCTATGTAATTATCTTTAGAGGGCTGATTTAGGAAGTATTTCCAACGAGTGATGGACCATGTTGAGATATAATAATTATCTGAACCGATACCAGTTTTGAGCAATTCTAATTTGTTTCGTACGTTCGAGCAGGAGAATCTTGTAAGAAAATCCACAAAGGGGTTCACTTGACTTGAGACAATTAGATTGTCCTGCTCTTGAGTCTTATCATCGAAAAAGGTAGGGTACGGGCATATTGGGCACCAAAGCTTTGACAGTTCATTTTTGGTAGTGATAGCAGAAACTTCCCCTTCAATATTCTCATTATTTTCTTTTATGAAAAAAATTCCGTAACCTCCGATATGAGGGTTTTTAATATACTCGATTCGAGAAGGATTATAATCGTATTTTGATATATCTGCGAAAAAAAAGGGGATTGTAGCAGTAAATGCTCGAACAATAAATTGTTTGTTTTGATATTTTCGATCACCTATCAAAACCTTCTCAACAATCAAAGTGCTTTTAAAAGTGCATGAAAGGTCGACTCTGCTGTACAGTTCATCGTTTGGACGATCCGTTTGTCGATAGAATCTATCTGAAACCGTCAAGTATCTCCCAAGGACTAAAGTGACATCGGTTGGTATAATTTGCACAATATTACTAAAGAAAAGTATGAAGCAAGATTTTGCTAAAACTGTTGACAACATAGGTTTTGTGTCTCGCTTTCTTTGAACTTCAAAATACCTAATTTAGTTGTGCCATGTTTTCAAAAGAACAACTGATGTAATGCGATTGCTGGCTTGGCATGAGTTGCCACTTAATTATTGTCATACAACAAAATTAAAGATGCGAAAAGATATTTTTGGAAATAGACAAATTACTGTATCCATCAGAGAGTGAACAAATCGATAAAGACGCTCTATTAACTCTGACTATGGCTATTTAGAATATTATACTGTGAGCGTTTTTTCGCAGTCATCCCGTTTCGCTACAACGTCACGCTGAACGTGGTGCAACAGAATGGCAATCAAACGACGCTGGCCGGTTCTTCCCGGCTGCCGTTCTTCGGAACCTTCCAGTACTCCGCCGTTTCGGATGGCCAGAGCTTGAACGCCGAGTACACTTCGCGAAGCGACCGTGGTCAATTCCAATTGAGGAGGAGATAGGGGGCAATTTTCCACGCCGCCTTTTTGGATTGTCTTCGAAAAATTCAAAAATCGAATCCGGGCTTTTTACGAAGTTCGAATAATTCTGGATAACTGGCATGAATTGCCAGCGAATATTGTGAAGTTTTTGACGAAATGGCCAACGATTTCAGTCTCACCATACAAGTAGTTATTTCAGTGTATTGAGTGCTTTGTTAGCATTTTTTCTAATTTCTTCTGGATAAGATTCGCTCGTGAATTCTTTGCACATTTTTTTGAATTCAGGATAATAAATTTTATTGATACTACTTGTCGATATATAAGGCAAATATTCAGCCATCTGAATCACCGGGGGATATTTAAATTGTTTATCAACTTGATATAAATAGTGGTAAAACTTTATTACGTAGTCAAGATCAAATTCCATGGAATAAGTGCTACTAGCTTTGTCAGGCGGAAATGTAACATGAGTCCACTTTCCTGACCCAATGCTATGCAGATATTTTCTAATCTCAGTTTGATCGCATTTTTCCTTTCTGTGGAGTGTGGCGATTTGGGATAAAACTCTAATATCGGATTTAGTCCATCGCTCTTTCGCTTGATTTGTGAGAAATTCATTCAAAAAATAATATGTATGTGAATGCGCGGATGATAAGTTATTGATTACATCTTTGTAATTGTCCATACAAATATTATTTAGGAAGAACTTACGTTTTTCAATTGACCAACATGCTATGTAGAGATTTTGTGAAGTAGTTCCAGCTAATATCATTTCTAATCTGGATCTTAAATTTGAAGTAGAGTATTTTTTGACATGCTCTACGAAAGGTAGTAACTGACTTGATAAAATAATTTGAGCTTCATCTCTCGCTTTTTCATTAAATGCAATCGGGTACGGCAATATTGGACACCAAATTTTAAAAAGTTCATTTTCCGTCGTTATTGCTGAAATTTCATCACTTATACCTTCATTATTATCTTGCAGATAGAAAAGTCCGAGATCACCGATTTCGGGATTCGAATCATACTTTAGTCGTAGAGGTTCATATATATATCTTGCGCTTGATCGGAATGTAGGACTCGTATTTGAGAATGCCCTAACTATGAAATTGCAATTTTGAAATTTAATATTTCCGGACAATATTTTATCAACTACAAGAGTACTTTTAAACGTACATGACAAATCAATCTTGGTATAAAGTGCATCTTGCGGACGATCTGATCGCCTTTCAATTCTATCTGATACTTTTACATATCTCCCAAGAACAAATGTGACATTATTTGGAATGACTTGTAAAAACGTAGAAAAGAAAACTATCAAATCAATTTTTATAATTGTAATCGATGCCATGATGTAACTTACCAGATTTCTTTAAATATATCTGGGCATACTGTTTAAGTGCCATGAAAAGCGCGTTCAATTTTGCACGTCAATTAGACCACAATGGAGTAGTATTATCATCCAAGATATTTGGTAAGTCAACAAAAAAAGTAGAGATTTTCACCAATTAAGAGTTCAGAAGCGTGAGAGCTTATTTTTGCTTTACTACCTCAAAAGTAAGATTTCAGCTCGTTGAACTGAAATCTTCTATTTTGCCCATTTGGTGACTCAATCTCGCTATTTTATCTGGCAGTCGTTAGTCTGGAAAAGATAGGTAATGGACTCCGCAGAATAGATAAGGCCAGTTCAACAGGGTGAACAATTACCCTCAAAAAACTGCCATACTTTTCTGATTCCAAGGCATCGACATTCGTTCCATCGCTTCTGACAGCATATTCTCTAGATTTACCTATTTGCAAATTTATTTTCAAATCTATCGTTAATCGCTCTACCCAACTAAAATATCCCCCTCCCGGCGGCGTCTCTATAACAGGGTTAGTGACCGAATCACAACCCCCGAGAGGTATTCATCATGACAGCAAAAGAAATCCTAGTCATCGACATGGACACGGCCACGTTCATACTCAACACCTACTTGAGCGACTTTACCGAAGCGGAAATGCTCAAACGGCCCGTGCCGCAGGCCAATCATACCGCATGGCAGTTGGGCCATCTGATCGCTTCAGAAAATGACATGTTGAGTGCTCTGACGCCACCTGCCAGCATCAGCCTCCCCGAGGGGTTTGCCAAACAGCACAGCAAGGAATCCGCCGGAAGCGACGATCCGGCCAAATTCCTGACCAAAGCTCAATATCTCGAATTGATGCAGAAAGTTCGCGCGGCGTCCAAAGAGGCTCTGGCGAAAATGACTGATGCGGATTTCAATAAACCGGGTCCGGACGCATTAAAATCCTTCGCGCCAACGCTCGGGGCACTGTTCAGCGTGATTGCTGGCCATCCGATGATGCACACCGGGCAGTTGGCCGTGCTGCGCCGGGCGCTCGGCAAGCCGATTCTGATGTGATAGAGATTTTCTTTTTTCAAAAATCGCCCAAGCCCCCGTTCAAACCGGATTCCGTTCTCAGACAGAGCTGCTCCCCCATGCCAAATATCGTTCGCGTCGTGGATCTCTGCAAAAACTACTATCTGGGGGATGTGCTGCCGGTTCTGCGCGATCTTCAACTCGAAATCGACGAGGGGGATTTCGTGGCTCTGATGGGCCCCTCCGGTTCCGGAAAATCGACTTTGCTCAATATCCTCGGCTGTCTCGATCGGCCGACCAGCGGCAGCTACTTTCTGGGCGAGGTCGACGTTTCGGAGATGGACGATGATGCCCTGTCGGATGTGCGTAGCCGGTATCTGGGGTTCATTTTTCAGTCTTACAATTTGCTCCCGCAATATACGGTGGTGGAAAATATCGAAATTCCGCTGCTCTATCAGGGTCTGGAACTAAACGATCTTACCCGGGCCCGCTGCGTCGAACTGGCCGAGATGGTCGGCCTGGCCGAGCGGCTCGATCACCGCCCCTTTCAGCTCTCGGGCGGTCAGCAGCAACGGGTGGCTATTGCCCGTTCGCTAGTGAATGATCCTCATGTGATTCTAGCCGATGAACCGACTGGGAACCTGGACTCGCGCACTTCGGA
The genomic region above belongs to Telmatocola sphagniphila and contains:
- a CDS encoding DinB family protein yields the protein MTAKEILVIDMDTATFILNTYLSDFTEAEMLKRPVPQANHTAWQLGHLIASENDMLSALTPPASISLPEGFAKQHSKESAGSDDPAKFLTKAQYLELMQKVRAASKEALAKMTDADFNKPGPDALKSFAPTLGALFSVIAGHPMMHTGQLAVLRRALGKPILM
- a CDS encoding ABC transporter ATP-binding protein — its product is MPNIVRVVDLCKNYYLGDVLPVLRDLQLEIDEGDFVALMGPSGSGKSTLLNILGCLDRPTSGSYFLGEVDVSEMDDDALSDVRSRYLGFIFQSYNLLPQYTVVENIEIPLLYQGLELNDLTRARCVELAEMVGLAERLDHRPFQLSGGQQQRVAIARSLVNDPHVILADEPTGNLDSRTSDEIMQMLTDMNNAGKTIIMVTHENDIAAWARRVIRLRDGVIESDVRNRQ